From Thermomicrobiales bacterium, the proteins below share one genomic window:
- a CDS encoding enolase C-terminal domain-like protein, whose protein sequence is MKIVDIRATTVTVPLEAPLQHATGAHWGRFVRTIVEVETDDGLIGLGEMGGGGESAEAAFRGLLSYLKGHDPFRLEELRFKICNPTASLYNNRTQLHAAIEFACLDLIGQKLGVPVYDLLGGKVRDEVEFASYLFFRYPNPDTGEGEVRTPEQLVEHALALKTANGFRSHKLKGGVYPPDYELTCYRALAEALPADSYRYDPNAALSVEEAIRFGHAIEDLRNDFLEDPTWGINGMRRVRSMVRIPLATNTVVVNFEQLAANILDPAIDVILLDTTFWGGIRPCIKAAGVCETFQYGIAVHSSGELGIQLATMLHLGAVTPNLAFSADAHYHHLTDDVIEGGLMRYENGCIRVPDGPGLGVKLNRDKLRQYQELYRELGGYAYDRDPGRPDWFSIVPNDRWADPAAALTPKLR, encoded by the coding sequence GTGAAGATCGTCGATATTCGCGCAACCACGGTTACGGTGCCGCTGGAGGCGCCGTTGCAGCATGCCACTGGCGCCCACTGGGGGCGATTCGTGCGAACGATCGTCGAGGTCGAAACCGACGACGGCCTGATCGGCCTGGGCGAAATGGGTGGGGGCGGGGAGAGCGCTGAAGCAGCGTTCCGCGGACTGCTGTCGTACCTGAAGGGGCACGACCCGTTCCGGTTGGAAGAACTCCGCTTCAAGATCTGCAATCCCACGGCCAGCCTCTACAACAACCGCACCCAACTGCACGCCGCGATCGAGTTCGCTTGTCTCGATCTCATCGGCCAGAAGCTCGGCGTGCCGGTGTATGACCTGCTTGGCGGAAAGGTGCGCGACGAGGTCGAGTTCGCGAGCTATCTCTTTTTTCGCTATCCCAATCCCGATACCGGCGAGGGAGAGGTGCGCACGCCCGAGCAACTGGTGGAGCATGCCCTGGCGCTCAAAACAGCCAATGGTTTCCGCTCACACAAGCTCAAGGGCGGCGTCTACCCGCCCGACTATGAGCTCACCTGCTATCGAGCGCTGGCCGAGGCGCTTCCCGCCGACTCGTATCGCTACGATCCCAACGCGGCGCTCTCGGTGGAGGAGGCGATTCGATTTGGGCATGCCATCGAGGACTTGCGCAACGACTTCCTGGAGGATCCCACCTGGGGCATCAATGGCATGCGCCGTGTCCGCAGCATGGTGCGCATCCCATTGGCGACCAACACCGTGGTGGTCAATTTCGAGCAGCTCGCCGCGAATATTCTCGATCCGGCGATCGACGTCATCTTGCTCGATACGACCTTTTGGGGCGGGATCCGCCCGTGCATCAAGGCGGCGGGGGTTTGCGAAACGTTCCAGTACGGCATTGCCGTTCACTCGTCCGGCGAACTCGGCATTCAGTTGGCGACGATGCTCCACCTCGGTGCTGTGACGCCGAATCTGGCGTTCTCGGCCGATGCCCACTATCACCATCTGACGGATGACGTGATCGAGGGCGGGCTCATGCGCTATGAAAACGGTTGCATTCGCGTGCCGGACGGTCCGGGTCTTGGCGTGAAACTGAACCGGGACAAGCTGCGCCAGTATCAGGAGCTCTACCGGGAACTCGGCGGTTACGCCTATGACCGCGATCCTGGACGTCCCGACTGGTTCTCTATCGTTCCAAACGACCGCTGGGCCGATCCGGCCGCGG